Proteins found in one Salvia splendens isolate huo1 chromosome 10, SspV2, whole genome shotgun sequence genomic segment:
- the LOC121750199 gene encoding LEAF RUST 10 DISEASE-RESISTANCE LOCUS RECEPTOR-LIKE PROTEIN KINASE-like 1.1 isoform X3: MAVFPLLLFLLPFHLHLFKAADSTCPQSFECGNYNLTFPFTKANDPGCGLITVVGCGSNPPYPMIHFGGGNLGFSILKYNLSEPNKMSILDYQLDAQLKNRSCFAFMNQSMLRSPSISLSFSPNITLFPCFNESSAKSIFEEDNDNYRKIDCLNTVYYKIPGSNDSPPEQTVAPDGCSLVQLPMSTNSSRNLDDLFSMIAANFTLEWNVSDECLSCFHVGGQCLTANNSRFYCKRSAGNQLKTILLATLIPGFALLVACIIFIIWQRKKKMSEAYLLSRNLSYDPSSKLNIEDGSFSFDIPIFSYTELVEAADNFDPSKELGDGGFGTVYYGKLRDGREVAIKRLYENNYRREEQFLNEIKILTNLRHPNLVSLYGCTSRRSRNLLLVYEYIPNGTVAEHLHGERASSVPLTWPMRMSIARETASALAYLHKSDIIHRDVKTNNILLDSNFSVKVADFGLSRLFPMDMTHISTAPQGTPGYVDPEYHQCYQLTDKSDVYSFGVVLIELISSMPAVDISRHKHEINLASLAVNKIQKCAFDELIDSATGYNSDAEVTRMTTSVAELAFQCLQLDKDMRPSMEEVVAFLHDIQSGRDCDIKGKIPPSPEMDDVVLLKSGIYQQSPTAVTDTWISSDSTTASSVC; the protein is encoded by the exons ATGGCTGTCTTCCCGTTGTTGCTTTTCTTGCTCCCTTTCCATCTTCATCTCTTCAAAGCTGCTGATTCCACATGCCCACAATCCTTCGAATGTGGAAACTACAATCTCACGTTCCCATTTACAAAAGCTAATGATCCCGGCTGCGGATTGATCACCGTTGTTGGCTGTGGTTCCAATCCTCCATATCCAATGATTCATTTTGGTGGTGGAAATCTtggtttttctattttgaagtATAATTTATCAGAGCCAAATAAAATGTCGATTCTTGATTATCAGCTTGATGCTCAATTGAAGAACCGCAGCTGCTTTGCTTTTATGAATCAATCCATGCTTCGATCGCCTTCTATTTCACTCTCATTCTCTCCTAACATCACCTTGTTCCCCTGCTTCAACGAATCTTCCGCTAAATCTATATTTGAAGAGGATAATGATAATTATAGGAAGATAGATTGTCTCAACACCGTGTACTATAAAATCCCGGGATCCAATGATTCTCCTCCGGAGCAAACTGTTGCTCCGGATGGATGTTCATTAGTTCAGCTACCTATGAGTACGAACTCCAGTCGAAACTTGGATGATTTGTTCAGTATGATAGCTGCTAATTTTACTCTAGAATGGAATGTTTCTGATGAATGCCTTAGTTGTTTCCATGTGGGAGGCCAGTGTCTTACTGCCAACAATAGCAGATTCTACTGCAAAAGATCAG CAGGCAATCAGTTGAAGACGATATTGTTAGCTACAT TGATACCTGGATTTGCTCTCTTGGTAGCCtgcattatatttataatttggcAACGAAAGAAAAAGATGAGCGAAGCCTACCTTCTTTCAAGAAACCTATCTTATGACCCATCCTCGAAATTGAACATCGAAGATGGAAGCTTCAGCTTCGACATTCCCATCTTCTCCTACACCGAGCTCGTTGAGGCTGCCGACAACTTCGACCCTTCCAAAGAACTCGGCGACGGAGGCTTTGGCACCGTCTATTATG GCAAACTCCGCGACGGCCGGGAAGTGGCGATCAAGCGCCTATACGAGAACAACTACAGACGAGAGGAGCAATTCCTGAACGAGATAAAGATCCTCACCAATCTCCGCCACCCCAACCTCGTTTCCCTCTACGGATGCACCTCGCGTCGCAGCCGCAACCTCCTCCTCGTATACGAGTACATCCCCAACGGCACCGTGGCCGAGCACCTCCACGGTGAGCGTGCCAGCTCGGTGCCCTTAACATGGCCCATGCGGATGAGCATTGCTCGAGAGACGGCCAGCGCACTCGCCTACCTTCACAAGTCCGACATCATCCACCGCGACGTCAAGACCAACAACATCTTGCTGGACAGCAATTTCTCCGTAAAGGTGGCCGATTTCGGGCTCTCGAGGCTCTTTCCGATGGACATGACCCACATCTCCACGGCGCCCCAGGGCACCCCGGGTTACGTGGACCCGGAGTACCACCAGTGCTACCAACTTACGGATAAGAGCGATGTGTACAGCTTTGGAGTGGTGCTGATTGAGCTGATCTCGTCCATGCCGGCCGTGGACATAAGCCGGCATAAGCACGAGATCAACCTGGCGAGCCTGGCCGTGAACAAGATCCAGAAATGTGCGTTCGACGAATTAATTGATTCAGCCACGGGTTACAACTCCGACGCGGAGGTGACGAGGATGACGACGTCTGTGGCGGAGCTGGCGTTTCAGTGCCTGCAGCTGGATAAGGATATGAGGCCGTCGAtggaggaggtggtggcgtTCCTGCACGATATTCAGAGCGGTCGGGATTGCGACATCAAAGGTAAGA
- the LOC121750199 gene encoding LEAF RUST 10 DISEASE-RESISTANCE LOCUS RECEPTOR-LIKE PROTEIN KINASE-like 1.1 isoform X4 — protein MAVFPLLLFLLPFHLHLFKAADSTCPQSFECGNYNLTFPFTKANDPGCGLITVVGCGSNPPYPMIHFGGGNLGFSILKYNLSEPNKMSILDYQLDAQLKNRSCFAFMNQSMLRSPSISLSFSPNITLFPCFNESSAKSIFEEDNDNYRKIDCLNTVYYKIPGSNDSPPEQTVAPDGCSLVQLPMSTNSSRNLDDLFSMIAANFTLEWNVSDECLSCFHVGGQCLTANNSRFYCKRSGNQLKTILLATLIPGFALLVACIIFIIWQRKKKMSEAYLLSRNLSYDPSSKLNIEDGSFSFDIPIFSYTELVEAADNFDPSKELGDGGFGTVYYGKLRDGREVAIKRLYENNYRREEQFLNEIKILTNLRHPNLVSLYGCTSRRSRNLLLVYEYIPNGTVAEHLHGERASSVPLTWPMRMSIARETASALAYLHKSDIIHRDVKTNNILLDSNFSVKVADFGLSRLFPMDMTHISTAPQGTPGYVDPEYHQCYQLTDKSDVYSFGVVLIELISSMPAVDISRHKHEINLASLAVNKIQKCAFDELIDSATGYNSDAEVTRMTTSVAELAFQCLQLDKDMRPSMEEVVAFLHDIQSGRDCDIKGKIPPSPEMDDVVLLKSGIYQQSPTAVTDTWISSDSTTASSVC, from the exons ATGGCTGTCTTCCCGTTGTTGCTTTTCTTGCTCCCTTTCCATCTTCATCTCTTCAAAGCTGCTGATTCCACATGCCCACAATCCTTCGAATGTGGAAACTACAATCTCACGTTCCCATTTACAAAAGCTAATGATCCCGGCTGCGGATTGATCACCGTTGTTGGCTGTGGTTCCAATCCTCCATATCCAATGATTCATTTTGGTGGTGGAAATCTtggtttttctattttgaagtATAATTTATCAGAGCCAAATAAAATGTCGATTCTTGATTATCAGCTTGATGCTCAATTGAAGAACCGCAGCTGCTTTGCTTTTATGAATCAATCCATGCTTCGATCGCCTTCTATTTCACTCTCATTCTCTCCTAACATCACCTTGTTCCCCTGCTTCAACGAATCTTCCGCTAAATCTATATTTGAAGAGGATAATGATAATTATAGGAAGATAGATTGTCTCAACACCGTGTACTATAAAATCCCGGGATCCAATGATTCTCCTCCGGAGCAAACTGTTGCTCCGGATGGATGTTCATTAGTTCAGCTACCTATGAGTACGAACTCCAGTCGAAACTTGGATGATTTGTTCAGTATGATAGCTGCTAATTTTACTCTAGAATGGAATGTTTCTGATGAATGCCTTAGTTGTTTCCATGTGGGAGGCCAGTGTCTTACTGCCAACAATAGCAGATTCTACTGCAAAAGATCAG GCAATCAGTTGAAGACGATATTGTTAGCTACAT TGATACCTGGATTTGCTCTCTTGGTAGCCtgcattatatttataatttggcAACGAAAGAAAAAGATGAGCGAAGCCTACCTTCTTTCAAGAAACCTATCTTATGACCCATCCTCGAAATTGAACATCGAAGATGGAAGCTTCAGCTTCGACATTCCCATCTTCTCCTACACCGAGCTCGTTGAGGCTGCCGACAACTTCGACCCTTCCAAAGAACTCGGCGACGGAGGCTTTGGCACCGTCTATTATG GCAAACTCCGCGACGGCCGGGAAGTGGCGATCAAGCGCCTATACGAGAACAACTACAGACGAGAGGAGCAATTCCTGAACGAGATAAAGATCCTCACCAATCTCCGCCACCCCAACCTCGTTTCCCTCTACGGATGCACCTCGCGTCGCAGCCGCAACCTCCTCCTCGTATACGAGTACATCCCCAACGGCACCGTGGCCGAGCACCTCCACGGTGAGCGTGCCAGCTCGGTGCCCTTAACATGGCCCATGCGGATGAGCATTGCTCGAGAGACGGCCAGCGCACTCGCCTACCTTCACAAGTCCGACATCATCCACCGCGACGTCAAGACCAACAACATCTTGCTGGACAGCAATTTCTCCGTAAAGGTGGCCGATTTCGGGCTCTCGAGGCTCTTTCCGATGGACATGACCCACATCTCCACGGCGCCCCAGGGCACCCCGGGTTACGTGGACCCGGAGTACCACCAGTGCTACCAACTTACGGATAAGAGCGATGTGTACAGCTTTGGAGTGGTGCTGATTGAGCTGATCTCGTCCATGCCGGCCGTGGACATAAGCCGGCATAAGCACGAGATCAACCTGGCGAGCCTGGCCGTGAACAAGATCCAGAAATGTGCGTTCGACGAATTAATTGATTCAGCCACGGGTTACAACTCCGACGCGGAGGTGACGAGGATGACGACGTCTGTGGCGGAGCTGGCGTTTCAGTGCCTGCAGCTGGATAAGGATATGAGGCCGTCGAtggaggaggtggtggcgtTCCTGCACGATATTCAGAGCGGTCGGGATTGCGACATCAAAGGTAAGA